The Thermococcus sibiricus MM 739 DNA window AGTCGTAGTACTCATTGTAAAACCTGTGGAAACTGCTGAAAAGTAAGCACCCTCAATTGTATCCTCTTTTCTTCTTAAGAGCTTTGTAGTGAGCAAGATGTTGCTATCCACTGAGTAACCGATAAGCATTAGCAGTGCAGCAATAGTCGCTTGGGTCAACTCTAAACCAAAAACACTCATCAATGCAAGTGCTATTACCATATCTGAAAATGCCGAGAATATAACAGTCAAGGAGGGAAGGGGTATTCTAAAGAACAAAAATACAACCACTGCCATTCCAATAAACGCCATAGAAACTGCTTTTAAACTTTGTTCTTGAGCAGTTCTTGACAAGCTTGGGCCAAATTGAGTTTGTGATATGGTAACGTCCGGATACTTTGATTTTACAATGCTAATTATTTTCTGCACATTAACATCAGTAGATGCCTTAATCTCTATCCTAGTATCTCCAGTTATACTTTTAATCTCTCTAACTGTGACATCAAACCCTTGTTGTTTCAAGAGATTTTCCACCTCTTGGGAGTCTGCATTGCCCCCATGAAGAGTTATCACTACTCCACCTTTGAGGTCAGTTCCGAGGTTTGGAAAGTGAACTGCGAGGAGTAAAACCGATACAAGGAAAATAATTAAAGGATAAGTTATCATTTTTTTAGGTTCAACTGATGCAAGCTTTTTTAGAGTATTCTCAAGCATTCTGTTCACCTCTTATGTGTTTTTAATGTATTCCATTGTCTTTTTAAATAGTTCACCGCAGCATTTAAAAATCTATTCAATATGAGCTATTAGGCACACAACTTTTAAAACCTAAGGTGAATAACTGGATTAGGTGATGCTCATGGACACTATTGGATATCACTACGTGGTTGAGGCTTCAGGCTGTGATCCCGAGGTTTTAAAAGATCCAAACAGGATAAGAGAGATTTTTATGAATGCTGCAAAGACAGGAAACATGGAAATAAAAGCAAGTTACTTCTTTAGATTCTCACCAACGGGGGTTAGTGGAGTAGTTATTGTTGCCGAGAGTCATATTTCCGTTCATACATGGCCAGAGGAAGGATATGCAGCGCTGGATGTTTACACCTGTGGCGAGAAAGCAGATCCAGAGAAGGCTGTTGATTACATTCTTGAGAAGTTCAGAGCTCAGTACGCTCACGTCTCAGAAGTCAAGCGGGGTATCAAAGAAGAAGAGGGTACGTTTACTCATATGATCTTAACATGGGAAGAAAAACTAGACAGAAGAAGCGAGAAGTGAATTCACTCCAATAGCTTTTCTAGCTCCATCTTTATTTTCTCTATCTTATCTCTGAGGTTCTCAAATCTGATCTTATATGTCTCAAGCTCTTCAATTCTCTGTTTAAGTTCATTATTCTCCCTTGTTAACTCTTTGATTTTCTTCTCAAGCTCTTCCTTTTCTTTTCTAAGCTCATCTGCAAGGCCTTCAAATTCTTCAACTTTCTTCTCAAGTTCCAGTTTTTCACGTGTTACTTCATCAACTAGTCTCTCTAATCTGCTGAGTTCCTCTTCTTTTGCTTTGAGCTTTTCTTCAAGTTCCTTAACTTTTGTTTCCTCAATTCTTTTGCTCTGCAGCTCCATAATTTTTA harbors:
- a CDS encoding protein translocase subunit SecF: MLENTLKKLASVEPKKMITYPLIIFLVSVLLLAVHFPNLGTDLKGGVVITLHGGNADSQEVENLLKQQGFDVTVREIKSITGDTRIEIKASTDVNVQKIISIVKSKYPDVTISQTQFGPSLSRTAQEQSLKAVSMAFIGMAVVVFLFFRIPLPSLTVIFSAFSDMVIALALMSVFGLELTQATIAALLMLIGYSVDSNILLTTKLLRRKEDTIEGAYFSAVSTGFTMSTTTLGALASLWVLSQAEVIDMIATVLIFGLLADFMNTWILNAGVLRWYLQRGEKR
- the speD gene encoding adenosylmethionine decarboxylase — encoded protein: MDTIGYHYVVEASGCDPEVLKDPNRIREIFMNAAKTGNMEIKASYFFRFSPTGVSGVVIVAESHISVHTWPEEGYAALDVYTCGEKADPEKAVDYILEKFRAQYAHVSEVKRGIKEEEGTFTHMILTWEEKLDRRSEK